A region of Phalacrocorax carbo chromosome 7, bPhaCar2.1, whole genome shotgun sequence DNA encodes the following proteins:
- the ZMAT3 gene encoding zinc finger matrin-type protein 3: MILLQQAGLPPHPEKPSSLPMSVATRPRASSPLSPPKSLGLGPSFHHTQEEELAKEVEQDPMLEELCKPLCCKLCNVTLNSAQQAQAHYQGKNHSKKLRNYYAANSCPAPARMSNSVEPAPPQVVSLPAQMGSSKPGGRVILATENDYCKLCDASFSSPAVAQAHYQGKNHAKRLRLAEAQNNSFSDASELGKRRARKEGNEYKMMQNRRNVYTVQNNTGPYFNPRSRQRIPRDLAMCVTPSGQFYCSMCNAGASEEMEFRQHLESKQHKSKVSEQRYRNEMENLGYVQ, encoded by the exons ATGATTCTTCTACAGCAAGCAGGacttcctcctcatcctgaGAAGCCTTCATCTCTTCCTATGTCAGTGGCTACAAGGCCAAGAGCCAGCTCACCACTGTCCCCACCAAAATCTCTTGGACTGGGGCCTTCCTTTCATCACACACAAGAAGAAGAGCTTGCAAAGGAGGTGGAGCAGGACCCTATGCTGGAGGAACTATGTAAGCCTCTGTGCTGTAAGCTTTGCAATGTCACTCTGAATTCAGCACAACAAGCCCAGGCTCATTATCAG GGTAAAAACCACAGTAAGAAACTCCGAAACTACTATGCTGCCAATAGCTGTCCGGCACCTGCCAGAATGAGTAATTCGGTTGAGCCTGCCCCACCTCAGGTTGtctcccttccagctcag ATGGGATCCAGTAAACCAGGAGGCCGAGTGATCTTGGCCACAGAGAATGATTACTGCAAGCTTTGTGACGCCTCGTTTAGTTCTCCGGCTGTGGCGCAGGCTCACTACCAAGGGAAAAATCATGCCAAACGGCTGCGTCTTGCAGAAGCACAGAATAACTCATTCTC GGATGCATCAGAACTAGGCAAACGGAGGGCAAGGAAAGAAGGGAATGAATATAAAATGatgcagaacagaagaaatgtgtATACAGTTCAAAATAACACAG GTCCCTACTTCAATCCCCGCTCACGCCAGAGGATCCCTCGGGATCTGGCCATGTGCGTCACCCCCAGCGGCCAGTTCTACTGCTCCATGTGCAATGCCGGGGCCAGCGAGGAGATGGAGTTCAGACAACACTTAGAAAGCAAACAGCATAAAAGCAAGGTGTCCGAACAGCGGTATAGGAACGAGATGGAGAACCTAGGCTATGTACAATGA